From Oreochromis niloticus isolate F11D_XX unplaced genomic scaffold, O_niloticus_UMD_NMBU tig00001339_pilon, whole genome shotgun sequence:
ACCAGAGGAAACCTCACTGAGGACTGTGGAGCAGCTGCTTCAGAGTTTAGTAGGATTAACAGTTCCTTCTGTGCTCTCGGTCTCTCCACTGGTGGAAATTTCCTGTGTGTAAACTCATCTGGACAGCAGAGTGATGAAGTCTCCATCAGTGTCTCAGGTACAGACAGatgttccagctgtgtctctgtttctgtctgtctctgtgtcactctgtttgtgtctctgctggACAGGCAAAGGTGTGATCCTGGAGATTCCTGCACTTCCTGTCATggcaggaagtgatgtcactttGTACTGTACACCCAAAGAGGGAGAAAGACGAAAATCTTCCTTCTTCAGAGATAATGTTACACTTGGATCTGGACCTGAAGGAAAGTGGAATCTCTCTAAAGTCAACCGGTCTGATGAAGGTCTCTACTCGTGTCATACTGATATTCATCCACGTTCTCCTCAGAGCAGActgagggtcagaggtcaggacactaacatcacttcctgtttataGATACAAACCAGCCTGCTGACCTGATAATGAACTGAAtgaaccatcttcatcatctctCCTGCAGATCCTCCTCCCACCACaacctctcctcttcttctcactactttccctccctcctcttcctctccacaCTCTTGCTCCTCCCTTCCTCTTTATCTCCTGGTCCTCCCTGTAGTCCTGGTCCTGGTCCTGgttggaggtgtggtcctgtGGAGGAAACAGAGAGGTATGTCTCACCTGGACTAACCAGGTAACCCCTTTAACCTGAGGCTCTCTGAGAGTGACAGTCAGACTTCACTCCTGATGATTTGATGGCCTACTTCCTGTTTCTAACCGAGATGATGCTCAGAGCTGCCAGCTAAGCTCCACCCTCCATTAAGCTTCGCTCATCCTGGAGGTGAAGGTGTTTCTAGTGGTCGTGGTCAGCTTTAGTTGACATTTATCTGGTTTCACATAGATGATGGTTCAGCTGGAGTCACATCTTCATCTGTCCAGTCACAGAGCAGCAGATTCAAATGAAGGATTTCATGAAACTTTTCTGTCTGAGCTCAGAAATACTGAAGATCCTGTCCAAGTGATGATGTTTCCTAATGTTTAATGATGTTCAGTGAGTTGTTTCCTCCTGTGctgatgtttctctgtgtgatGTAGGAGGTGGGGGAGCAGACCTGTGGAGCTGTGGAGGTGACGGCTGTCTGAGACGGAGCGTCTGCCTCTGCTGTGAGTCTCCTTCATGTTTCTCCACATGTATTATCTGTGTTTCCACCACTGGAGGGCGCTGTGGGTTATTGATGTGTGGGAACAGTAACCAATCACTGCAGTCTGAATGCTTCTCTTTGGTCATGTGACCATTTGATCTCTGATCAGTGTGTTCTTCAGTTTCAGGCCTGTTTCTGCTGACTGCTGCAGGTGAGCTGATGTTCCTACACCTGTCTGTCCTcatcatgacctctgacctttggtgacctttagtgacctctgtcctgttgcaggtgtgtgtgtgctgctgctgtctgctctgACCGTTTCTGCAGGTGAGTTGAAGGTAACAGTAACTCTGAGGTGATGTAGGTGCTCTGTGGTCGCTGCTCCATCATCATGTCTAACAATCCTCGGTcagcctcttcttcttcttctctcctttaTCTGACTGACTGTTTACAGctgataaataaagtttcagcTTCTGTTTAATTTTTCCTGCTTGAGCTGCTGTTTTATCTTTGAACagctttttaacatttatttctgactgtaggagttttttaattctttttttattgtaacaaattTTTCAAAGTTTATGAAACTCTGAGGGGAATTCAGTCTCTTGGTGTGTCCACACTCACTCAAAGGGCCTCGAACACTAAGAAAAAACCTGGCTTCCACATGAGGAGCTACAAAAGACCATAAAACCACAGTTCTAACAATGTAACCTTGGCCTGCAACACACACAGGTTTGGGTCAGatctgacacacaaacatgtacacctgagggtcaaaggtcagagctgTAGATACTAGGCTGGCCTTCAGTGCAAATTTACTTACAGCAAGATGCCCAAGTCTCTGTGAGGTTATAACAGGCAGCTCTATGTCTACAGTATGCAGGATTCAAAGTACTTCATGATGTAATTTGAGTAATAAAGACCTTCTGACTCCTCTGTGTCCTCCTCTTTCAGCTCCTCCTCCCTGTGAGTCTGTGCTGAGGCTCttctgccatctagtggtctTCTGTCTGTACTGCATCTCCACTGGTCTGCTGCTGTCCACCTGCTGCAGCAGGAAGACACCGAACAAACCGGCCGTCTCCATGGAGATGAGCCAGCATGATGGAGGAGGTCAGGGACTGGCTGAAGatggtgatgatgtcactgatgaTGACACTGATGATGTCACCACTGAGCATGCCTTCTGAGCTGCAGACTGTGTGTCAGGGTACCAGCATCTGCAGTATTTCTGTTTCTTGGTTCCTCTTTTGCTGTATTGGAGAAAAGTTCTAGTGTTGGTCATTGGTCACTTTATTGTCCTTAACGGGAAATTGGTTTGCAGTATGTCCgtacagaaaacaaacagacagacaaccaaacacatcacatacacacacaagaaTAATATAAGCCTGAGAAAACAACCTAGATTTTTCATCAAAAAAGTGCAATGTGCAACAACACTTATGGTTTAGTGCTATTAACTATGATAATAGCAGTAGGTACATGCTCTAGGTATGTCTCTTTGTCTTCACTGCAGGACTTTATAATGACGATCAAGCAGTTGAAAGTCATTAAAGAGAGGATGATCTGA
This genomic window contains:
- the LOC106097177 gene encoding uncharacterized protein LOC106097177 — its product is MVKMLMIVLLLHGVCVLLLSVPTVSAVSLSVSPNLQQVFRGSSSVDLSCVDDGQPADGWTVKRTRGGFTEDCGAAAGFGRLLVSYCVVDLSAPSETFWCEDSSGQQSDRVSFSVQSDTTDKGVILEIPALPVRTGSDVILRCRQRNGATVAAYFFIKGISVGPKPEHIITNIMQADEGLYCSTDEGGKSPQSSLRVRDSPTIIHPPPPPSSSTNFDPPLLLDKKVSLSVSPNLQQFFRGSSSVYLSCVDDGQTADGWTVKRTRGNLTEDCGAAASEFSRINSSFCALGLSTGGNFLCVNSSGQQSDEVSISVSGKGVILEIPALPVMAGSDVTLYCTPKEGERRKSSFFRDNVTLGSGPEGKWNLSKVNRSDEGLYSCHTDIHPRSPQSRLRVRDPPPTTTSPLLLTTFPPSSSSPHSCSSLPLYLLVLPVVLVLVLVGGVVLWRKQRGGGGADLWSCGGDGCLRRSVCLCFSGLFLLTAAGVCVLLLSALTVSAAPPPCESVLRLFCHLVVFCLYCISTGLLLSTCCSRKTPNKPAVSMEMSQHDGGGQGLAEDGDDVTDDDTDDVTTEHAF